Sequence from the uncultured Flavobacterium sp. genome:
TGATTTTCAAGTGTGAATTGATTTCTCCTATCAGAAGAGGAATCTGTCATATGCAGGCAAATGCTTACGCAAACGGTAAATTAGTAACTGAGGCAGAATTAATGGCTCAAATTGCTAGAAAACAATAATCATTTAATCGATTTTATTGTTTACGTTTGTTGCCCAAATTAGATTATTTTAAATTTAAAATATAAAACATACAGATGAATCAACCATTAGCATATGTTCATCCCGGCGCCAAAATCGCTAAAAACGTTGTAATAGAGCCTTTTACAACAATTCACAATAATGTTGTTATTGGTGATGGTACTTGGATTGGTTCAAATGTGACCATCATGGAAGGTGCTCGTATTGGTAAAAATTGTAATATTTTTCCAGGAGCTGTAATTTCTGCGGTGCCACAAGATTTAAAATTTGGAGGAGAAGATTCTCTTGCCATTATTGGAGACAATTGTACGATTAGAGAATGTGTTACTATAAACAGAGGTACAGTTGCGTCTGGGCAAACTATTCTTGGTAACAATTGTTTAGTTATGGCATATGCACATATTGCGCACGATTGCGAGATTGGTAACAATGCCATTATCGTAAACGGAGTTGCTCTTGCAGGTCACGTAGTTGTTGGTAATCATGCCGTAATTGGTGGTTTGGCAGCAATTCATCAATTTATTCACATTGGTGATCACGCAATGATTTCTGGTGGATCTTTGGTTCGAAAAGACGTTCCTCCTTATACAAAAGCTGCAAAAGAGCCATTATCATACGTAGGAATCAATTCAGTAGGTTTAAGAAGAAGAGGTTTTAGTACTGAGAAAATCAGAGAGATACAAGAAATCTACAGAATTTTATACCAAAAGAACTATAATACAACACAAGCTTTAAGTATTATTGAAGCCGAAATGGAAGCAACTCCTGAGAGAGATGAAATTCTTGATTTTATCAGAAATTCATCACGAGGAATTATGAAAGGTTATTCAGGAAACTATTAGATAAAAGTTAAATCGTTTATTTGTTTGTCGTTAAATCGAAAACAGATAAACGATTTAACGATTCAACAAAATATTAAACAAAAAAGAACAAAATGGCATCTACATCAGATATTAGAAACGGATTGTGTATTAAATTCAATCATGATATTTATAAAATCGTTGAATTTCTTCACGTAAAACCTGGAAAAGGTCCAGCTTTCGTAAGAACAAAATTAAGAAGTTTAACTACAGGAAGAGTATTAGATAATACATTTTCTGCAGGTCATAAAATCGACGTTATTCGTGTAGAAACACATAATTATCAGTTTTTGTATGCTGAAGGAGATGAATTTCATTTCATGAACACAGAATCTTTTGAGCAAATTTCTTTGAATAAAAACATTCTAGATGCTCCGGGATTATTAAAAGAAGGAACAAGTGTAATGGTTCAGGTAAATACTGAAACTGATTTGCCTTTATCTGTAGATATGCCATCTTCTGTAGTTCTTGAAGTTACTTATGCTGAGCCTGGAGTAAAAGGAAATACAGCTACAAATGCTACAAAAAATGCAACAGTAGAAACTGGAGCATCAGTAAACGTTCCGTTGTTCATCAACGAAGGTGATAAAATTAAAATTGATACAGCTTCAGGTTCTTACATGGAGCGTGTAAAAGAGTAATTTTTAATTAGATAATTTGTCAATGAGTCAATTAGAAAATTAATGCTTACGCAGAAATTGAATAATTTTTATTTTCTAATTGACTCATTTTCTAATTGACACATTCTCTAATTGACAAATTTTCTAATTTAAATATATGAAATTTCCAAAGATTCATTCTTTACAAGAAATTGCAAATTTGCTTCAATGCGAATTTATTGGTGATGAAAACTTTCCGGTTTCAGGCATGAACGAGATTCATGTTGTTGAACCTGGAGATATAGTTTTTGTAGACCATCCAAAATACTACGATAAAGCTTTACAATCAGCTGCAACTATTGTTTTGATCAACAAAAGAGTAGATTGTCCGGAAGGTAAAGCACTTTTGATTTCTGATGATCCTTTCAGAGATTTTAATACTCTTACGAAACATTTTAGACCTTTTCAAGCTACGAATGTATCAATCGCTCTTTCTGCAACTATTGGAGAAGGAACTGTAATACAACCTAATTGTTTTGTTGGAAACAACGTTACAATCGGTAAAAACTGTTTGATACATCCTAACGTTACCATTTACGATCATACCGTAATTGGGGATAATGTGATGATTCATGCCGGCACTATTTTGGGTGCTGATGCATTTTATTATAAAAAACGTCCGGATGGTTTTGATCAGTTAATTTCTGGCGGAAGAGTTGTAATTGAAGATAATGTTGGTATTGGTGCGCTTTGTACGATTGACAAAGGTGTAACAGGCGATACGACAATTGGAGCAGGAACAAAATTGGATAATCAGGTGCATGTTGGACATGATACCGTGATTGGAAAAAAATGTTTAATAGCTTCACAAACTGGTATTGCAGGTTGCGTTGTTATTGAAGACGAAGTTACGATCTGGGGACAAGTAGGAACAACTAGCGGAATCACAATAGGAGCGAAGGCTGTTATTATGGGGCAAACAGGTGTTACTAAGTCAGTTGAAGGTGGGAAATCTTATTTTGGAACTCCTATCGAAGAATCAAGAGAGAAGCTAAAACAATTAGCCAACATCAAGAAAATTCCTGAAATTTTAAATAAATTGAAATAATATGTCTATTAAAGAATTTGTTCAAAAATTTTACAAGTCAGATGCCTTAATCGATAGCGAAATCATGAAAACATATTTACATCCCGATGTAAAGTTAGATTGGAACAGCACGAAAGGATTGATCGAGATGGATTATAATTCGATGTTAGATATGGCAAATGAGTTAAGTCGTGCTTATGTGCGTTCTAAAGTCAGAATTAGCCATATTATTGCCGAAGAAGACTTAGTTTCAATTCGTTATTCTCATTTTGTGAAAACGATTGAAAACCCAAGAGAAGAGATGTTATTGGCCCATTTTGCTACAATTTGGCAAATAAAAGACGATAAATTATATCGTGGTTATCAAATGAGTCAATTTTCTTAATTTTTTTGAAGACAAAAAGGTTAAAATACGTTACAAAACCTTACTTTTGCATCACAATTTTAAAAACTACATAAAATATATATCATGAGTGTTTTAGTTAATAAAGATTCCAAAATAATTGTTCAAGGATTTACAGGAAGCGAAGGAACTTTCCACGCTTCTCAAATGATTGAGTACGGTACTAATGTTGTTGGTGGTGTAACTCCTGGAAAAGGAGGAACTAGCCATTTAGATCGTCCGGTTTTTAACACAGTAAAAGACGCTGTTGACCAAGCTGGAGCTGATACATCTATTATTTTTGTACCGCCAGCTTTTGCTGCTGATGCAATTATGGAAGCTGCTGACGCTGGAATTAAAGTAATTATTGCTATTACAGAAGGAATTCCTGTAGCAGATATGATTAAAGCAAATAATTATGTTAAAGAAAGAAATTCTAGATTAATTGGACCAAACTGTCCAGGAGTTATTACTCCGGGTGAAGCTAAAGTTGGTATTATGCCAGGTTTCGTTTTCAAAAAAGGTACAGTTGGAATCGTTTCTAAATCAGGAACTTTAACTTACGAAGCTGCTGACCAAGTTGTAAAACAAGGTTTAGGAATCACTACAGCTATTGGTATTGGTGGAGATCCAATTATTGGAACTACAACTAAAGAAGCTGTTGAATTATTAATGAACGATCCAGAAACTGAAATCATCATTATGATTGGTGAAATTGGCGGTCAACTTGAAGCTGATGCTGCAAGATGGGTAAGAGCTGATGGTAACCGTAAACCAGTTGTTGGTTTTATCGCTGGAGAAACTGCTCCTGCTGGTAGAACAATGGGTCACGCAGGTGCTATTGTTGGTGGTTCTGATGATACTGCTGCTGCTAAAAAACAAATTATGAGAGACAACGGAATTCACGTTGTTGATTCACCAGCTGAAATTGGTAAAAAAGTAAAAGAAGTACTTGGATAATCTCCAATATTCAAAATAAAAATTCCAGAAAAAAGTCTCAATATTTTGTTGAGACTTTTTTCCATTTTTAAAATGCCGGAATATAAATTAAAAACTTAGCAACTTAGAACCTTAGTTTCTTAGAAGCTTAAAATGAGAAATATGTACAAAGAATTAGAAAAGTTTAAAGTAAGTAATAGTTTTACTTTTACCATTGAAGATAGTTTAGAACAAACTTGTAATGCTCCGGAATCTGGTGCAGGAGTTTTTGTAGTTTATGCTGTTGAAGGAGATGCAAAAGAATTAATCATGGTTGGTTCTACAGGAACAGTTCAAAACGATGGAACTTTAAAAAGTAAAAACGGTGGTTTATATGATAAAATCGTAAACGGGCACCAATTTGCAAAAACAGGAAGAAAATATTCTTGGCCAGCACAAATGAAGTTAGAAAACATTACTGCTCTTGAAGTAGTTTGGTACGAAACTTTTAATGCTGATGTAAAAGGAATTCCTACTACGGTTGAAGGACAAGTTTTGCAAAACTTCTTAGATGAAAATGCAAAATTACCAAGATGGAATGTAGCTTTCTAAAAGCAATTTCAAATAAAAAAACATCAAAAGCCTTACTATAACTTTAGTAAGGCTTTTTTTATTAAGTCATAGGTTTTGTTTTCCTGTTTTTATACATTTATAGTCCAAAAAACAAATCAAAACCTATGGTAAAAAACTACTTACTACTATTAGCATTATTTTCTTTTTCTTGTGTTACTGCACAAACTATTACTTTTTCTGATCCAAATTTCAAAAAGAAACTATTGTCATTGGATGGTTATAATAATATTGCAAAAGATAGCGACGGAAACAATATTAAAATTGATAAAAATAACAATAAACAAATAGAGGAAAGTGAAGCTTTATCAGTAAGCTCATTAAAAATAACCTGTAATGGATGTACTAATGCCGAATTAATTACAAATCTTGCTGAAATAAGTTATTTTACTAATCTAAAAGATCTGGATTGTTCTCATAATCTTTTAGTTAATCTTGATTTCACA
This genomic interval carries:
- the efp gene encoding elongation factor P, whose translation is MASTSDIRNGLCIKFNHDIYKIVEFLHVKPGKGPAFVRTKLRSLTTGRVLDNTFSAGHKIDVIRVETHNYQFLYAEGDEFHFMNTESFEQISLNKNILDAPGLLKEGTSVMVQVNTETDLPLSVDMPSSVVLEVTYAEPGVKGNTATNATKNATVETGASVNVPLFINEGDKIKIDTASGSYMERVKE
- a CDS encoding UDP-3-O-(3-hydroxymyristoyl)glucosamine N-acyltransferase, with translation MKFPKIHSLQEIANLLQCEFIGDENFPVSGMNEIHVVEPGDIVFVDHPKYYDKALQSAATIVLINKRVDCPEGKALLISDDPFRDFNTLTKHFRPFQATNVSIALSATIGEGTVIQPNCFVGNNVTIGKNCLIHPNVTIYDHTVIGDNVMIHAGTILGADAFYYKKRPDGFDQLISGGRVVIEDNVGIGALCTIDKGVTGDTTIGAGTKLDNQVHVGHDTVIGKKCLIASQTGIAGCVVIEDEVTIWGQVGTTSGITIGAKAVIMGQTGVTKSVEGGKSYFGTPIEESREKLKQLANIKKIPEILNKLK
- a CDS encoding nuclear transport factor 2 family protein codes for the protein MSIKEFVQKFYKSDALIDSEIMKTYLHPDVKLDWNSTKGLIEMDYNSMLDMANELSRAYVRSKVRISHIIAEEDLVSIRYSHFVKTIENPREEMLLAHFATIWQIKDDKLYRGYQMSQFS
- the lpxA gene encoding acyl-ACP--UDP-N-acetylglucosamine O-acyltransferase, which encodes MNQPLAYVHPGAKIAKNVVIEPFTTIHNNVVIGDGTWIGSNVTIMEGARIGKNCNIFPGAVISAVPQDLKFGGEDSLAIIGDNCTIRECVTINRGTVASGQTILGNNCLVMAYAHIAHDCEIGNNAIIVNGVALAGHVVVGNHAVIGGLAAIHQFIHIGDHAMISGGSLVRKDVPPYTKAAKEPLSYVGINSVGLRRRGFSTEKIREIQEIYRILYQKNYNTTQALSIIEAEMEATPERDEILDFIRNSSRGIMKGYSGNY
- the sucD gene encoding succinate--CoA ligase subunit alpha, yielding MSVLVNKDSKIIVQGFTGSEGTFHASQMIEYGTNVVGGVTPGKGGTSHLDRPVFNTVKDAVDQAGADTSIIFVPPAFAADAIMEAADAGIKVIIAITEGIPVADMIKANNYVKERNSRLIGPNCPGVITPGEAKVGIMPGFVFKKGTVGIVSKSGTLTYEAADQVVKQGLGITTAIGIGGDPIIGTTTKEAVELLMNDPETEIIIMIGEIGGQLEADAARWVRADGNRKPVVGFIAGETAPAGRTMGHAGAIVGGSDDTAAAKKQIMRDNGIHVVDSPAEIGKKVKEVLG